In Anaerolineae bacterium, a single window of DNA contains:
- a CDS encoding 2-oxoacid:ferredoxin oxidoreductase subunit gamma — MQEEVIFAGFGGQGVLFAGQLLAYTAMDEGKHVTWIPSYGPEMRGGTANCTVVVSNEPIGSPLVSRPSIAVVFNNPSMLKYCDQVKPGGLLVVNISIVEATTSREDITILNIPATETANALGETRLTNMILMGAMLAARPVVSVETLRQTIIARLPKRRQDLLALNLEAITKGMELAEAQLVARA, encoded by the coding sequence ATGCAAGAAGAGGTGATCTTTGCCGGGTTCGGTGGGCAGGGTGTGCTGTTTGCCGGGCAGTTGCTGGCGTACACGGCGATGGACGAGGGCAAGCATGTGACCTGGATTCCCTCCTACGGGCCGGAGATGCGCGGGGGAACCGCCAACTGTACGGTTGTGGTCAGCAACGAACCGATCGGCTCGCCGCTGGTCAGTCGGCCCAGCATCGCTGTCGTATTTAACAATCCTTCCATGCTCAAATACTGCGATCAGGTTAAACCAGGCGGGTTATTGGTGGTCAATATCTCGATAGTCGAGGCAACAACCAGCCGTGAGGACATCACCATCCTGAACATTCCAGCTACCGAGACTGCTAACGCGCTGGGCGAGACGCGCCTGACCAACATGATCCTGATGGGAGCCATGCTGGCAGCGCGGCCTGTGGTCAGCGTGGAGACGTTGCGCCAGACGATCATCGCGCGGCTCCCCAAGCGTCGCCAGGATTTGCTGGCGCTCAATCTGGAGGCCATTACCAAAGGAATGGAACTGGCGGAAGCTCAGTTGGTTGCCCGCGCCTGA
- a CDS encoding ACT domain-containing protein has protein sequence MHETLRHALRHAVIYSDRRNYCLVHLPPRAITAAAAVLAENGEPFSAIIVDKDEVTLVLEAASLEDFARRLPGHQEACDYRLLTFDLPLEHTLVGFLSAVSTCLAQQDISIMALSAYQRDHLLIPAAHFDRAIAAIRELQSEAGEP, from the coding sequence ATGCACGAAACACTTCGCCATGCGCTGCGCCATGCTGTTATCTATTCAGACAGGCGCAACTACTGCCTGGTGCATCTGCCGCCCCGTGCGATCACTGCTGCAGCAGCCGTGCTGGCGGAAAACGGTGAACCGTTCAGCGCAATCATCGTTGACAAGGATGAGGTCACGCTGGTGCTGGAAGCCGCCAGCCTGGAGGACTTCGCCCGTCGCCTGCCCGGCCACCAGGAGGCCTGCGACTATCGATTGCTGACCTTCGATCTGCCCCTGGAGCATACGCTGGTTGGCTTTCTCAGCGCCGTGAGCACGTGCCTGGCGCAGCAGGACATCTCCATCATGGCGCTTTCCGCCTACCAGCGCGATCACCTGCTCATCCCTGCGGCGCACTTTGACCGCGCTATCGCCGCTATCCGCGAGCTCCAATCGGAAGCTGGAGAGCCATAA
- the vorB gene encoding 3-methyl-2-oxobutanoate dehydrogenase subunit VorB — MTVQLLKGNVAIAEAAVRAGLEAYFGYPITPQTELLEHLSGRMVELGRVFVQAESEVAAINMVYGAACTGVRAMTSSSSPGVSLMQEGLSYIAASEVPCVVVDMMRGGPGLGNIQPSQADYFQVTRSAGHGDYHPIVLAPASVQEAIDLTFLAFDLADKYRHVVLLVGDGLIGQMMEPAEMPEMRPIRPRPDWAITGARGRSKHVITSINLTAEENEAANRRIQARLAVIRAHEQRSVEHYIEGARVLVIGFGTAGRVAQSAVKMAREAGIPVGLFRPVTLWPFPEDRLRALVDDGVEAIVVVEMNAGQMLEDVRLVVGREMPIALHSRLGGAVPLPEDILKDIVTVAQKLGLAGPETVR, encoded by the coding sequence ATGACCGTACAACTGCTGAAAGGCAATGTGGCAATTGCCGAAGCGGCGGTGCGGGCCGGGCTGGAGGCCTACTTCGGTTACCCGATCACGCCGCAGACTGAGCTTCTGGAACACCTCTCTGGCCGGATGGTCGAGCTGGGACGTGTCTTTGTGCAGGCGGAAAGCGAAGTGGCGGCCATCAACATGGTCTATGGAGCGGCCTGCACCGGCGTCCGGGCGATGACATCATCCTCCAGCCCCGGCGTTAGCCTGATGCAGGAGGGGCTTTCGTATATTGCCGCTTCTGAAGTGCCCTGTGTGGTGGTGGATATGATGCGCGGCGGGCCGGGGCTGGGCAACATCCAGCCTTCCCAGGCGGATTATTTCCAGGTCACCCGTTCCGCCGGGCACGGCGATTACCATCCCATCGTCCTGGCTCCAGCGTCAGTGCAGGAGGCTATTGATCTGACCTTTCTGGCCTTTGACCTGGCGGATAAATACCGGCATGTTGTCCTGCTGGTGGGCGACGGTTTGATCGGCCAGATGATGGAACCGGCTGAGATGCCGGAGATGCGCCCGATTCGACCACGTCCTGACTGGGCGATCACCGGGGCCAGAGGGCGTAGCAAGCATGTGATCACGTCGATCAATCTGACAGCGGAAGAAAACGAAGCTGCTAACCGCCGCATCCAGGCGCGCCTGGCGGTTATCCGCGCCCACGAACAGCGCAGCGTGGAGCATTATATCGAAGGGGCGCGGGTGCTGGTTATCGGCTTTGGCACTGCCGGGCGGGTGGCGCAGTCAGCTGTAAAGATGGCCCGCGAAGCCGGCATCCCTGTTGGTCTGTTCCGGCCAGTTACGCTGTGGCCATTCCCGGAGGATCGGCTGCGCGCGCTGGTCGATGACGGGGTAGAAGCGATTGTTGTCGTGGAGATGAACGCCGGGCAGATGCTGGAGGATGTGCGATTGGTCGTCGGACGGGAGATGCCGATCGCGTTGCACAGCCGTCTGGGCGGGGCAGTACCGCTGCCGGAAGATATTCTGAAGGACATCGTAACTGTCGCGCAGAAGCTGGGCTTGGCCGGGCCGGAGACTGTGCGTTAA
- a CDS encoding 4Fe-4S binding protein, translating into MAIGTIVINEARCKGCTLCTTACPKGIIQMASGHVNEKGYTPAILVDPDNTCTGCAICAVICPDVCITVYRDVPAGKLQAVMA; encoded by the coding sequence ATGGCAATAGGCACCATTGTGATCAATGAGGCGCGCTGTAAAGGATGCACGCTCTGCACGACAGCCTGCCCGAAGGGGATCATCCAGATGGCCAGCGGGCATGTCAATGAGAAAGGCTATACGCCGGCTATCCTTGTGGACCCTGATAACACCTGTACTGGTTGTGCGATCTGTGCGGTTATCTGTCCCGATGTATGCATTACCGTGTATCGCGATGTGCCAGCCGGTAAGCTGCAGGCTGTGATGGCATAG
- a CDS encoding HDIG domain-containing protein, with the protein MDRAQAWALVTEHTQSLSLRRHMLAVEAAMRAYARRWGEDEELWGVVGLVHDFDYEEHQDMNAEDGHPKWGVRYLRQRGTDERIVRAIEAHAAERTGVQPESLLERSLVAVDELTGFLTAVALVRPSRDIRDITEIKSVKKKWKDRAFAAAVNREEIEHAAAALGVDLWDEHVPLVLEAMKAIAADLGLDGGADSSVQP; encoded by the coding sequence ATGGATCGCGCACAGGCCTGGGCGCTGGTCACCGAGCACACGCAGTCGCTATCGCTGCGTCGCCATATGCTGGCGGTGGAGGCAGCGATGCGTGCCTATGCTCGCCGCTGGGGGGAGGATGAGGAACTGTGGGGCGTGGTCGGCCTCGTTCATGATTTTGACTACGAAGAACACCAGGATATGAACGCCGAGGACGGGCACCCCAAGTGGGGCGTGCGCTATCTGCGGCAGCGGGGCACTGATGAGCGAATCGTGCGGGCCATTGAGGCGCATGCTGCTGAGCGCACCGGTGTACAGCCGGAGTCCCTGCTGGAGCGCTCGCTCGTGGCGGTGGATGAATTGACCGGTTTTCTCACGGCGGTGGCGCTGGTGCGGCCCAGCCGGGATATCCGTGACATCACCGAGATTAAGTCGGTGAAGAAGAAGTGGAAAGACAGGGCTTTTGCCGCCGCCGTCAACCGGGAAGAGATCGAACATGCTGCCGCCGCGCTGGGGGTGGACCTGTGGGATGAGCACGTGCCGCTGGTGCTGGAGGCGATGAAGGCCATTGCGGCTGACCTGGGCCTGGATGGAGGCGCCGATAGCAGCGTTCAACCGTGA
- a CDS encoding protein kinase, with protein sequence MAKKTLGKYEILERLGRGGMAEVFRGYHPALDRYVAIKLLHTFLADDPEFKSRFEREAQNVARLKHPGIVQVYDFEYDEANESYYMVMELIDGPTLKDRLFELSQAHDRPPLEEALRIIRAAADALAYAHRQGMIHRDMKPANLMLDRDGRVVLTDFGIAKIVTGAQFTASGGMVGTPAYMAPEQGLGEAGDERSDIYSLGVILFQLCTGQLPFEAETPLATILKHLHEPVPSPRDLNPALPQDVEAIILKAMAKEPSERFQSAAEMVEHIDAALQRLQQPSGAAVPALPVTDSNPAEAASPGTGALAAHHPLRAGFRARWFLAGAFALLLIAGWWGVNSGVLSLGLLATTTPTLTPTASATITPSLTPSATPSGTPSETPTATTTPTSTPTLTPTFTATATPSATPSATPTATPTPTITPTFTPSLTPTPDLTQTVVQATVLAANMTATTSACTFDYAIIPPERGSAQYRYYPAYSGGTEPVFLETETNFVFEITLLNTGSCAWERNTSLTFISGEAFNAGPRIFLRNRVEVGAETTLRFEGTTPMRGQGGPRSGTWELRTPGQIRIGAPLTIAIFSYDQ encoded by the coding sequence GTGGCCAAAAAGACACTCGGTAAGTACGAAATCCTGGAACGGTTGGGGCGCGGCGGCATGGCCGAGGTCTTTCGCGGCTATCACCCCGCCCTGGATCGTTATGTCGCCATCAAGCTTTTGCACACCTTTCTGGCTGACGATCCGGAGTTCAAGTCGCGCTTCGAACGGGAAGCCCAGAACGTCGCCCGCCTCAAGCATCCCGGCATCGTCCAGGTCTACGACTTTGAATATGACGAGGCCAATGAGAGCTATTACATGGTCATGGAGCTTATCGACGGCCCAACACTCAAAGACCGTCTCTTTGAGTTGAGCCAGGCCCATGATCGCCCACCGCTGGAGGAGGCGTTGCGCATTATCCGGGCCGCCGCTGACGCTCTGGCTTACGCCCACCGGCAGGGCATGATCCACCGCGATATGAAACCGGCCAACCTGATGCTCGATCGTGATGGTCGCGTCGTGTTGACGGACTTTGGCATTGCCAAGATCGTGACCGGTGCGCAATTCACGGCTTCTGGCGGCATGGTGGGCACCCCTGCATACATGGCCCCTGAGCAGGGTCTGGGAGAGGCTGGCGACGAGCGTTCAGACATCTATTCGCTCGGTGTGATTCTCTTCCAGCTGTGCACTGGCCAGTTGCCCTTCGAGGCAGAAACACCGCTGGCGACCATTCTCAAACATCTTCACGAACCGGTGCCTTCTCCTCGCGACCTGAATCCGGCTTTGCCGCAGGACGTTGAAGCCATCATCCTCAAGGCCATGGCCAAGGAGCCATCGGAACGATTCCAGTCAGCCGCCGAGATGGTCGAGCACATTGACGCTGCTCTGCAACGGCTCCAGCAACCCTCAGGCGCTGCCGTGCCTGCCCTGCCAGTTACTGATAGCAATCCAGCTGAAGCAGCATCACCGGGTACCGGTGCACTGGCGGCGCATCACCCGCTGCGAGCTGGTTTCCGTGCGCGCTGGTTTCTGGCAGGGGCGTTCGCCCTTCTGCTGATCGCAGGATGGTGGGGCGTCAATAGCGGTGTGCTGTCGCTCGGTCTGCTGGCTACAACCACGCCGACGTTGACACCGACTGCTTCCGCCACAATAACGCCTTCCCTGACACCGTCGGCAACCCCCTCAGGGACGCCTTCAGAGACTCCAACGGCCACCACAACACCAACATCCACACCGACTCTCACGCCGACCTTTACCGCTACAGCGACTCCATCAGCAACGCCCTCAGCGACGCCAACGGCGACACCAACGCCGACCATTACGCCAACCTTCACGCCATCGCTGACGCCAACGCCTGACCTGACTCAGACCGTTGTCCAGGCTACCGTCCTGGCGGCCAATATGACGGCAACCACCAGCGCCTGTACGTTCGACTATGCCATCATCCCGCCGGAGCGCGGAAGCGCCCAGTACCGTTACTACCCGGCCTACAGTGGCGGCACGGAGCCGGTTTTCCTGGAAACCGAGACTAACTTCGTATTTGAAATCACGCTTCTGAATACCGGTTCGTGTGCCTGGGAACGTAATACATCGCTAACCTTCATCTCCGGGGAAGCGTTCAATGCCGGCCCGCGCATCTTTCTGCGCAATCGCGTCGAAGTTGGCGCGGAGACTACGCTGCGTTTCGAGGGGACGACGCCTATGCGTGGGCAAGGCGGGCCGCGCTCCGGCACCTGGGAACTGCGCACACCCGGTCAGATCCGGATCGGTGCCCCGCTCACTATTGCGATCTTCTCTTACGACCAATAG
- a CDS encoding 2-oxoglutarate oxidoreductase encodes MRTVVYQHPQALENISTHYCPGCTHGIAHRLIAEVIDELGIQEQTILVAPVGCAVFAYDYFTVDGVEAAHGRAPAMATGIKRSLPDRIVFTYQGDGDLAAIGTAEIIHAAARGENITTIFINNAIYGMTGGQMAPTSLPDQRTTSSPFGRNPAIAGNPIRMTELIAAIEGSAYVVRRSLHNVREIRKAKKAIKTAFRVQQAGLGFAMVELLSACPTNWGLSAPDALKWVEEHMVPYYPLGDYKVLDAVKALEDRE; translated from the coding sequence GTGAGAACGGTCGTCTACCAGCATCCACAGGCTCTGGAAAACATTTCGACGCATTATTGCCCCGGTTGTACACATGGGATTGCTCATCGTCTGATCGCCGAAGTCATTGATGAACTGGGCATCCAAGAACAGACGATACTGGTTGCGCCGGTGGGTTGCGCTGTGTTCGCCTATGACTACTTTACCGTTGATGGCGTGGAGGCAGCGCACGGACGGGCGCCAGCGATGGCCACCGGTATCAAACGTTCGCTGCCGGATCGGATTGTCTTCACCTATCAGGGGGATGGCGATCTGGCCGCTATTGGCACTGCTGAGATCATCCATGCGGCGGCCCGCGGGGAGAACATCACCACCATCTTCATCAATAACGCGATCTACGGCATGACCGGTGGGCAGATGGCGCCAACCTCGCTGCCTGACCAGCGCACCACCTCGTCGCCCTTTGGGCGCAACCCTGCTATTGCCGGCAATCCAATCCGCATGACTGAACTGATCGCTGCTATCGAGGGCAGTGCGTATGTAGTGCGGCGTTCACTGCACAATGTCAGGGAGATTCGCAAGGCCAAAAAGGCGATTAAGACGGCTTTCCGGGTGCAGCAGGCGGGGCTGGGCTTTGCGATGGTGGAGTTGCTCTCCGCATGCCCGACCAACTGGGGACTATCCGCGCCGGATGCCCTGAAGTGGGTTGAAGAGCATATGGTGCCGTACTACCCGCTGGGCGACTATAAGGTCCTGGATGCTGTCAAAGCGCTGGAAGACCGGGAGTGA